CCCGTGGAGGATCTCGTCGTAGATCACTCCGACCAGCGGACTGCTGTCGCCGACATCCACGACGCGCGTCCGCGCCTGCGGCGAAGGGTGTGTCGCCAAGCGTCCTTCTCCGATCTCCGGACGGGCGGGCGGGCCCGTCACTGGTTCCTTCGGGGTCGTGGCCACAGTACGAGGCCCAGCAGGAGCGCGAGGGCGACAATGCCGACCACGCCCCCGATGGCCCATCGCGCGGCCATGTCGTCCTGGAAGAAACCGGCTTGGAGCACCTGGATCACTCCCGAGACGCCCGCCGCGGCGATCACCGCGAGGAGCACCTCCAGCTTGGCGCGCTGCCGCTCCTCGCGCTGCCTGGCCAGCTTCTCTATGGTCAGGCCGAGTTGTTCGTTCGTCACTTCCTCGATCGTGGCGTTGAGCTCCGCGACTCGCTCCTGAAAGCCGGAGCACTCCAGCAGCAGCCGGAGGCTGTCCGCCGCGACGGGTGACGCCATCAGGGAAGGCGAGCGGATGAACGCGACCGTGGACCGGACCCGGACGGCGAAGTCGTTGAGTCGCAGCTTCTCGGCGTCCAGGGCTCTCGAGAGCCGGCCCAGCGTCAGGGCGCTCGTGTCCTCGTCGTTGCCCGCCGGGTCCCCGGTCCGCGGGAGCGGGCTCGGCGCCGGGGGGCCCGCGTCCTCGCCTCGTTCCGCGGCGTTCACCTGTGCCTCGATGCCCCCGACCCGCTGGTAGTGGCCGGCGAGCTCGAGCGACCAGCCGGCGAAGAGGCCGTCCAGCGTGGCGGCGAACTCGGCCACGCTCCCACGGGTCCCCTGGGTGAACTCGGCCACGCCGGGCGCCAGGACGACGGTGGTGTTGGAGGTGCGGACGGTCCGCTCCCCGATCAGACCGGTGGCCGTCGAGGAGAGCTCGTTCTCCGCCGCGTAGCGGATCCACTCCGTGAGCCCTCCGATGATGAAGGCGACCGGGTTGGTGAGCACCTGCGCCCCCACCGCGTCGAGCAGGTCGCTCGCGGAGCGCACCTCGCGCCGGGGCTGGGAGTTCGCCGGGCCCGGCGCGGTCGAGGCCGCGTCGACGGTGACGACGAGCTGGAACATGCCCTGCCGGGCCACGACGTCCGTCTCTTTCAGGGCCGCGTCGAGGCGCAGGCATCTGCCGACGTCCTCCGCCAGTTGCACCGCGAGATCCCCCAGTCGCGGCCAGCCGGTGTCCGCAGCGTCCGGCGCGTCCGGGGCAGCCGGCGCGTCCGGAGCGCCCTCGAAGTCGACCCGTACGCGGCCGTGCTCGGGTGCGGCACGCAGCATCATCGCGTAGAGCTCGCCCGGCATCGCGTCCTTGATGCCCGTGGTGAAACGCACGTAGTGGTTGCCCAGTTCCGAGAAGCGGATCTCGGCCTGCAGCCGCACGGATTCGCCGACGTCTGTGGGTATCACCACATCGGGAAGGGCGAGAAGAGCGCCCTGGTAGTGCCGCCCGAACGCGTCCGAACCGTCCCATACGTCGTCGAGCGTGAGCGAACCTTGTACCGAGAGGGGTTTCACGCCCCCCAGGATCCAGTCCGCCGCCTTCGCGCCGATGCCGTCCAGCACGGCCTGGGTCGGAACCCCGAGGGTGGCGAACGGGTAGAGGTAGACGATTTTTCCCCGGTCGATCCTCAACCAGGGGTCGTGCCGGACACGGTTCAGCTCCATCAGGGAGAACCGGTGGGCCCGCAGTTCGCTGATGTACGCGGAGTCGGTGATCTCGCCACCGCGTTCCGCCGCTTCGAGCTCCGCGATGGTCCCGTCGAGCGAATCGCCCGTCGAGAGGAAGTCGCGCACCGAGCGCACGGCGACGGCGACGGCCACGTTGTAGGCCACCCACTCCTCGGCGCATTCGATGACGTGGGTACTGACCTCCGGGTGCGCGCCGACCGCGCGACCGGCGAGCGCGGTCGCCTCGCGCGCATGCGCCGCCGCGGCGTCGAGGGCGGCCACATGGCCGGCCCACTGCCCGGAGGTCATGGCGTTCTCCGCCCGTATCTGCTCCGAGAGGCTCGCCATGAGCGCCAGGACGGCCCTGGTCAGCAGCGCGTCCTCCCCCGTCACCATCGCGCCGTGGGCGTGCAGGCACTCCTGCGCACCGCTCAGGGTGTCCCACATCGGCTGGTAATGGTAGGAGATCTCCCACTCTTCCTCGACCGAATGGAGGACGAAGAGCAGCATCAGCGGCACCCCGCCCGACTCGGCGGCGGCCTTCGGCAGCTGGGCGAGGGTCTCCGCATGGGCGAATCCCGTCCGGTCGGCCAGCCGACGGCTCGACGACAGCAGCGCGGGGAAGCGCGAGGAATCCCATTGCGGCAGTTCGCGCAGCGCGCCGGTCTCCACCTGCTTGGTGGTCAGCCAGTCGCGCAACGGCTTCAACTCGCCCTTGTTCAGGGCCGCCACCAGATCACCCACGTCACCATGCATTGCGCGATGCTATACACGCCCGCCCCGGACTGTCAGTATCGCCGAACTCACTCGCGGTGATCGCGCGTACTCCGTCCACCGCTCGCCGAAGCCTGGCCCCTCTCACCGGAGGGGCTGTCACAGGCGGCTGTCACACTTGCTCCTCATGGAACAGATGGACGATCTCGTCGCCCGGACCCAGCGCGGAAAGCGGGTCAAGTACCTCCTGTTCTGGGGGCACCGTCCCCTTCCGGACGGCCGACTGGGCCCGTCCTGCCTCAGCCAGTGGTGGCCGTCGGAGTTCACCGTCGACGGAGTGACGTACCCCTCGGCCGAGCACTGGATGATGGCGGGCAAAGCGCGGCTGTTCGGTGACGCCGAGGCGGAGCCGGCCGCGCGGGAGGCCCGCACACCAGCTGCCGCGAAGAAGGCGGGGCGCCTGGTCCGGGGCTTCGACGAGGAGGTCTGGGCGCGGGAGCGCTTCGGGCTCGTGGTGGCGGGCAGCGTCCACAAGTTCGGCCAGGACCCGGGGCTGCGCGCGTATCTGCTCGCCACCGGAGACCGTGTGCTGGTGGAGGCGAGCCCGCTGGACCGCGTCTGGGGCATCGGGCTGGCGAAGGACGACGAGCGGGCCGAGGACCCCCGGCGGTGGCGCGGGCTGAACCTGCTGGGCTTCGCGCTGATGGAGGCGCGGGAACGGCTCCGTGACGGGGCGCCGGTGCCAGGAACGCCCGGGCCCGCCTGATCCCTGTCCGGGCCGCGGCCGCACGGCCCGGACGGGACCGGCCGTCTCAGTCCTGGTCGATCACCAGCGAGGACGCGTACGGGTCGTCGTACGAATCGCCGCCGTCCTCGATCTCGCCTTCGAACACGGCGATGGACCAGACGATGAGTCCGATGACCACCGCGCCGATGAAAATGCCGACCGACCCGGTGATGATGCCGGCGAGCGCCTGGCCGCCGTTGTTGGCCTCGCCCCGTCGCGCGCGCTTGCGGCCCAGGATGCCGAAGACCAGGGCCAGCACCCCCAGGACGATGCTCACGACCCCCCACAGGAAGAACAGGCAGATCGAGACGATGCCCAGCACCATTGCCGTGACGCCCATCCCGTTCGACGGCACGGGCGCCCAGACTCCCTGGCCGCCGTACGCGTCGTAGCCGGTGTAGGCGGGGTACGGCTGCGGCGGCGCCGGGTAACCGTACTGGCCCACCGGCTGCTGCCCCGGCCCGTTCGGGGACACCGGCGGCGGGGGCATCGTCGAGGGCCCCGGCCCGTAGCCGCCCTGCGCGGGCGGGGGGCCGAAGCCTCCTGTGGCCGGGGCCGTCCAGGCACCCTGCTGCGGGCTTTCGGAGCCCGGCCCGGCGATGACGGTCGGCTGGTCGTGAACCGCGGGCGGCCGGACGTCTCCGCCCTGCTTGCCCCACTCGACCCGGCCGTCCGGCGCCGCCCAGGGATCGCGGGGCGGCTCCGCGCCTGCGGGCGGCTCGGTGTTCTCTGACATGTGACTCCCCCCTCGTGGTCACGTCATGCTACGGCCCGGCCGGCGCCTTCCGGAGCCGCCTACGATTACCGGTGCCACCGGCGGTCCCCGCCGGAGAATCCGGGCGCCCTGGGCGGCCGGCGCCGGCGTACCGAGAACCACCGGAGACCTCTGATGACCGACCCCCACCCCTTCATCGCGGGGCTGCCCAAGGCCGAACTCCATGTGCACCACGTCGGCTCGGCCTCCCCCCGCATCGTGGCCGAACTGGCGTCCCGCCACCCCGACTCCCAGGTGCCCGGCGACCCCGAGGCGCTGGCCGACTACTTCACCTTCACGGACTTCGGCCACTTCATCCAGGTGTACCTCTCGGTGGTGGACCTGATCCGCACCCCCGAGGACGTCCGGCTGCTCACGTACGAGGTCGCCCGTGACATGGCCCGGCAGAACATCCGGTACGCCGAGCTGACCGTGACCCCGTACAGCTCCGTCAAGCGCGGCATCCCCGAC
The DNA window shown above is from Streptomyces sp. NBC_00247 and carries:
- a CDS encoding NADAR family protein, which translates into the protein MEQMDDLVARTQRGKRVKYLLFWGHRPLPDGRLGPSCLSQWWPSEFTVDGVTYPSAEHWMMAGKARLFGDAEAEPAAREARTPAAAKKAGRLVRGFDEEVWARERFGLVVAGSVHKFGQDPGLRAYLLATGDRVLVEASPLDRVWGIGLAKDDERAEDPRRWRGLNLLGFALMEARERLRDGAPVPGTPGPA
- a CDS encoding DUF4190 domain-containing protein; translated protein: MSENTEPPAGAEPPRDPWAAPDGRVEWGKQGGDVRPPAVHDQPTVIAGPGSESPQQGAWTAPATGGFGPPPAQGGYGPGPSTMPPPPVSPNGPGQQPVGQYGYPAPPQPYPAYTGYDAYGGQGVWAPVPSNGMGVTAMVLGIVSICLFFLWGVVSIVLGVLALVFGILGRKRARRGEANNGGQALAGIITGSVGIFIGAVVIGLIVWSIAVFEGEIEDGGDSYDDPYASSLVIDQD